The DNA segment GGCGGCCGCGCGGCCGCGCTTGCGGGGCTGCTCGCCGGAGCCGTCCGGCTCGCTCTGCCGCCGGGCGGGCCGGATACGGGACTCGCCGGACCCGTCGGGTTCCGGGCCGGCCGCGGCGGTGTGCTCGGCGCCCTCGCCGTCACCGCCCTGCACGGGCACCGACTGCGGGGCGTCCTGTGCCGCGGCGGCCGGGTCGCTCTCCCCCGCCGGCGCGGGGACCCGCGCCTCCTGGCCGGGCCCGCGCCGGGGCGAGGAGGACTGGAGCCCCATCCCCCCTGTCGTACGGAACAGTTCGTCGGCTCCGGGCAGACTCACTCGGCGTGACACCGGGCGAGCACCTCCCTGGCGAGCTGACGGTAGGCGGCGGCACCGACGGAGTTGGAGGCGTACGTGGTGATCGGCTCACCGGCGACCGTGGTCTCCGGGAAGCGGACCGTACGCCCGATGACCGTGTGGTAGACGTGGTCGTCGAACGCCTCGACCACGCGGGCCAGTACCTCGCGGCTGTGCACCGTGCGCGAGTCGTACATGGTGGCGAGAATGCCGTCCAGCTCCAGCTCAGGGTTGAGCCGCTCCTGGACCTTCTCGATGGTCTCGGTCAGCAGGGCCACACCGCGCAGCGCGAAGAACTCGCACTCCAGCGGGACGATCACCTTGTGGGCGGCGGTCAGCGCGTTGACGGTGAGCAGGCCCAGCGAGGGCTGACAGTCGATCACGATGTAGTCGTAGTCGTCCATCAGCGGCTTCAGGGCGCGCTGGAGCGTCGACTCGCGCGCGACCTCGGAGACCAGCTGGACCTCGGCCGCCGACAGGTCGATGTTGGAGGGCA comes from the Streptomyces seoulensis genome and includes:
- a CDS encoding ParA family protein, whose protein sequence is MAGDGSGTPRNHFADYDEVPEGHFYDPDAEYEPDPEYAATLAPDAARQRRERVGPTGRPLPYFPIPGPLTDHGPAKIIAMCNQKGGVGKTTSTINLGAALAEYGRRVLLVDFDPQGALSVGLGVNPMELDLTVYNLLMERGMSADEVLLKTAVPNMDLLPSNIDLSAAEVQLVSEVARESTLQRALKPLMDDYDYIVIDCQPSLGLLTVNALTAAHKVIVPLECEFFALRGVALLTETIEKVQERLNPELELDGILATMYDSRTVHSREVLARVVEAFDDHVYHTVIGRTVRFPETTVAGEPITTYASNSVGAAAYRQLAREVLARCHAE